TTCCTACGTCTAAACAACCTACAATTTCAAAAGTTTTAAGGGAGTTTTGAAAAAAATGAAAGAGATCAAATGAAGAATGGTATTAGACTTTGAAAGAGGGAATAGTAAATGGAGCACACAGAGTTTGAAGCTTGAAAATGAGACTGTAACAAACAACAGAGCAGAGCAGCCAACATGGTGGCCATTTTAGGTCCCACTCCTCCATATTTATTCCTCATTTCTGTTATTCCTTTCATTTATATACATTGAAAATTATCTGAAGTTTAAAAAAACTACTCCCTCCGTTTCATATTGTAGAATAACAAAATCTGTTGAGAAAAAATCTAACAAAATCTTTTTAAAAATTTAAATTTTCTTTTAATTAATGCACTGATTAATTTCGAAATTAGTAGTATAATATTATTATAAATTAATTTTAATTAATTTTTTATTATAAACAAAATAATGAAATTATATGCTAATTTTATAAATTTTATAAGTATATTCTACATTATATTAAAATAGAAGTAATTAATGAATTACATATTAAAATTATGTTTTTTGTGCAAACATATTAAAATTATGTTGAATTGGTAAACCAATATATTTTGAAAAATACTTTCATTAAGATAAATAAATAAAATATCATTCACCGTTTAAAGTGACTAAAATATCATTCACCTTTTAAAATGATTAATATTCATAAATTAAGTAATAATTTTTACAAAAACTAAAATTGTTAACATATGTTAAATTTTAATATTTAAAACTATATATCATCTATTAAGTTATTTTTAAAATGAAAGCAATATATTATCATAAATTATTATATACAAAATAATATAAAATTTTATATCTATAAATGAAATGTTACCTGCATAGGTGTGCGGGTTAGAATCTAGTATACCTTACAAGAGTTGACATAAACACGCTGGCCATAACCTAAATGATGCACATAAACTTCAAATCTCAAGTGATTTACCGTAATCTATAATACACGGATCAACCGTAATTTCTAGTGATTACCGTTAGTACTGTGTTAAAGATCTTATTGAGTGCCATTTTAATGGTTTGTAAACAATTATCCAAAACGTTCGTTCTCTTATCAATTATCTGATGATGAATTATATCGTAATCATTAAATCCTAATTCATGAGATTAATCATTTTTATCGCTAAGCTTCCTTTATATATTAAAAATTAGTGAATTGGTGCAGTTCTCTTATCTTATGTAATATTTTTGTCTATGTGAAAATTTATTTGGCACATACAATAAAAAAACTCTATAAATTAATATTATTGGGACTATGATATTTTATTAATTTATAGAATTATTAATTTACAAGAAAAAAAATCTTCTTTATATTTTTTTGTAAATATTTTTATTTATAAAATACCAAAAAGTTGATTTTACTATATATGTTAATTAAATTTTAGAAAATAGAATTTCATATTGTTTTACTATATTATCTAGTGTATATTTTTATGTTTCATAGAATTCAAATGTGGTTTTCGATATAATTTTACTACGTATTATCAAAATATATTGAAATTTTTAAAAAATAGAGATAATTTCATTGTTGATATAAAACCAACAATATAATATTTAGTTTGTACTTATATAAAATGTATATATAGATATATTATTAATTTATGATTTCAATGGGACCATACATTTACATAAAATTTTTTAAAAATTTATTATCTTATTATTTTATCGATTTCTGTCATATTTTGAACCGGCATAACTCATGAATTTTTTTTATTAATATATAGTATTTATTGATTGTTTATTTATAGATTAAGGTTAACCACCCATTAATCGCTGCCTAATTTCAACAATAGAACTTGTGTATCATACCCCTTGGATTTAACTTGCCACTAGCAGCAAGTGACAAATAAACTGGTTTGTATTTCTGAGTCACGGTCGAACCGGGTGGTCTGAACCGGAATCATTAGGAATCCGTCATGCTTTAGAAACCCTGAACCCTTTAGTTTCTCGTCTGTCTTCGACAGAGCCAGCCGCGTCTTCTCATCTCTCTCTCTTAGAATCAAGAAGCTCTTCGATTTCGCATCTCTCTCAGGTTTGACTCAATCTCAATTTTAGAGAAAAACACAGCTGCAGACTGTTAATATCGGTGTTCGTTTGATAGATTGTAGCTCGAGAGCGTGAGATCCATCGCACGAAGATCCTACCTTTTTTACACTGTTTAGAGCAGCTCACTCCCAATGTCAGCCCTTGTTGCGCTATGCAGAGCTCGAACTGCTGCTTCTTCTTCTTCTTCTTCTTTGCTCAACAGCCTTGTTCGTCCAGCATTTCGCTGTCTCTCCACAGGTAATACTCATACTCTTGACCTTCCTGAATATATGATCGCTAGTTTCGAACTACGCTACTTGTTGTGACGAAATGATTATGCTTGTCTTGTGTTTCATTCTTGGGTGGCCTTTATATGATAAAAGTTTTAAGCTTTCAGGGGTTTTCAATTAGTTTTGGAGAGATGTGATCTATAGGTTGAACTGTGAGGTGTTTATCCATAAGCATTATTCTTACAAAAAAAAAAACCTTTAGATACTGTTAGAACTGATTTATCGAGGATTCCATAGCTTTTGTGGGTTTGTCATGGCATAAAGCCTTTGCTTCTCTTTTATGAGATGATGACCGGATTAGCTTGCATTTGTTCACCTTTTTTTTTTTGTAACTATGTTTCCACAATGTAGTAACCTGAGTACTCAATTATTTCATGTTGAGATACTTTTGTGTTTTCAAGGGCTGAACTTGGTTATATCCAACTCTGGTGCTATTATTTTTATGTCCTAAATCTGGAGCTAGATTCTTCTCTTAATCCTGGTGTTTAACTGCCTCAGAATTTTGTTTTTCTTTATTGTTTGTATCCTAAATGATGAATTAAGTACATAAAACTAATGCATGTATATGGGACTTGGGTTGTGGTCGTGTATGCTGCATGTATGGTTTTCTCTAACTAGGATTGAGTTATGTTTTGAGTATATACATCTTCAAACTTGGTTAAGGACATCATGTTCATATGTTAGTATATATGTTAATCCAGACTCCAGAGTTCTCTTCTAGCTTTGTGTCCAAATCCACGCCTTTTGTTTTATGATTATGACACACAACGATATATGAAGGCCTCTAGTTTTATTTTTGGTATTTTTCCAGGTTTTGGTGATGTGCAGAACAAAACACTTGTGGCAGAAATGGAAGAAAAGATGCTCCACATGGACATCAACTCAATGATAGGAAGCTCCATGCCACTAGGTATGATGCGCATAGGAACAATCATCCACAACATCGAGATGAACCCAGGGCAAGGCGCCAAGCTAGTCCGAGCTGCTGGAACAAACGCCAAGATCCTAAAGGAGCCTGCTTCAGGGAAGTGCTTGATCAAGCTTCCATCAGGGGACACCAGGTGGATCAACGCCAGATGCCGTGCTACTATTGGTACAGTGTCGAACCCGTCTCATGGAGTGAAGAAGCTGTATAAAGCAGGACAGAGCAGGTGGCTGGGGATAAGACCCAAAGTGAGAGGTGTGGCGATGAATCCTTGTGATCATCCACACGGTGGTGGTGAAGGGAAGAGCAAAAGTAGTGGAAGCAGAGGAAGGACAT
The DNA window shown above is from Brassica oleracea var. oleracea cultivar TO1000 chromosome C3, BOL, whole genome shotgun sequence and carries:
- the LOC106329426 gene encoding 60S ribosomal protein L2, mitochondrial-like, giving the protein MSALVALCRARTAASSSSSSLLNSLVRPAFRCLSTGFGDVQNKTLVAEMEEKMLHMDINSMIGSSMPLGMMRIGTIIHNIEMNPGQGAKLVRAAGTNAKILKEPASGKCLIKLPSGDTRWINARCRATIGTVSNPSHGVKKLYKAGQSRWLGIRPKVRGVAMNPCDHPHGGGEGKSKSSGSRGRTSVSPWGKPCKGGYKSASVKKKKKRLAAREAKM